One window from the genome of Pedococcus badiiscoriae encodes:
- a CDS encoding class I SAM-dependent DNA methyltransferase, translated as MEPRTRWSEVSGGPGAATAYQQRFDDLAAKGMDIHGEAAFVASLLTPPARVLDAGCGTGRVATQLTALGYHCVGVDADAAMIEVAEQRDPATTWVRQDLSRLQLRSQAFELAVLAGNVIPLLAPGTLLDAMARVSAHLQPGGLVVAGFGLDPSHLPQGCPVTPLEDYDRACEVAGLTLTRRFSTWGRDTWRPESGYAVSVHRSGG; from the coding sequence ATGGAGCCCCGCACCCGGTGGTCCGAGGTGTCCGGCGGTCCGGGCGCGGCCACCGCCTACCAGCAGCGGTTCGACGACCTGGCCGCCAAGGGCATGGACATCCACGGCGAAGCCGCCTTCGTCGCCTCGCTGCTGACTCCCCCCGCCCGCGTGCTGGATGCCGGCTGCGGCACCGGTCGGGTCGCGACCCAGCTGACCGCCCTGGGCTACCACTGCGTCGGCGTCGACGCGGACGCGGCGATGATCGAGGTGGCCGAGCAGCGCGACCCGGCCACGACCTGGGTGCGTCAGGACCTGAGCCGACTACAGCTGCGCTCGCAGGCGTTCGAGCTCGCCGTGCTGGCGGGCAACGTGATCCCGCTGCTGGCACCCGGGACCCTGCTCGACGCCATGGCGCGGGTGTCCGCACACCTGCAACCCGGCGGCCTCGTGGTCGCCGGCTTCGGGCTCGACCCCTCGCACCTGCCCCAAGGGTGCCCGGTGACACCCCTGGAGGACTACGACCGGGCCTGCGAGGTCGCCGGTCTGACCCTGACGCGACGGTTCAGCACCTGGGGCCGCGACACGTGGCGACCGGAGTCGGGCTACGCGGTCTCGGTCCACCGTTCCGGCGGCTGA
- a CDS encoding methionine aminopeptidase, translating into MAYWYNVSSGQVESDDNKSQGEDLMGPYDTQAEAANALQTAHERTEKWDAEDKAWEEGRSED; encoded by the coding sequence ATGGCTTACTGGTACAACGTCAGCAGCGGTCAGGTCGAGAGCGACGACAACAAGAGCCAGGGCGAGGACCTCATGGGTCCCTACGACACCCAGGCGGAGGCTGCGAACGCGCTCCAGACCGCGCATGAGCGCACGGAGAAGTGGGACGCCGAGGACAAGGCGTGGGAGGAAGGCCGGTCCGAGGACTGA
- the fgd gene encoding glucose-6-phosphate dehydrogenase (coenzyme-F420), protein MTLRIGYKASAEQFAPRDLLEFGVLAEQVGLDTVLISDHFQPWRHHGGHAPFSLAWLAALGERTERVQLGTSVMTPTFRYNPAVVAQAFGTLGSLYPGRVVLGVGTGEALNEVVVGSVGGDEWPEFKERFGRLREAVSLMRRLWTEDRVTFEGDYYRVVDATVYDRPDQPVPVYVAAGGPLVARYAGRAGDGFICTSGKGEELYRDKLLPAVDEGLDKSGRTREDIDRMIEIKLSWDPDREQAVTNCRFWAPLSLTAEQKHGTSDPLEMERLGDALPDEQVASRWIVSDDPEEVVAAVRPYVDWGFNHLVFHGPGDDQARFLSTFADRVLPGLRELG, encoded by the coding sequence ATGACCCTGAGGATCGGATACAAGGCCTCCGCCGAGCAGTTCGCCCCCCGGGACCTGCTGGAGTTCGGCGTGCTGGCCGAGCAGGTCGGCCTGGACACCGTGCTGATCTCCGACCACTTCCAGCCGTGGCGTCACCACGGGGGTCACGCCCCCTTCTCGCTCGCGTGGCTGGCGGCGCTGGGCGAGCGGACCGAGCGGGTGCAGCTCGGGACGTCCGTCATGACCCCGACCTTCCGCTACAACCCCGCCGTCGTGGCGCAGGCCTTCGGCACTCTCGGGTCCCTGTACCCGGGCCGGGTGGTGCTGGGGGTCGGCACCGGGGAGGCCCTCAACGAGGTCGTCGTCGGCTCCGTCGGTGGCGACGAGTGGCCCGAGTTCAAGGAGCGGTTCGGCCGGCTGCGGGAGGCCGTCAGCCTGATGCGCAGGCTGTGGACCGAGGATCGGGTGACCTTCGAGGGCGACTACTACCGCGTCGTCGATGCGACCGTCTACGACCGGCCCGACCAGCCGGTGCCGGTCTACGTCGCCGCCGGCGGCCCCCTCGTGGCGCGGTATGCCGGGCGGGCCGGTGACGGGTTCATCTGCACCTCCGGCAAGGGCGAGGAGCTCTACCGCGACAAGCTCCTGCCGGCCGTGGACGAGGGGCTCGACAAGTCGGGCCGCACCCGCGAGGACATCGACAGGATGATCGAGATCAAGCTGTCCTGGGATCCTGACCGTGAGCAGGCCGTGACCAACTGCCGGTTCTGGGCGCCGCTGTCCCTGACCGCCGAGCAGAAGCACGGCACCAGCGACCCGCTGGAGATGGAGCGGCTCGGTGACGCCCTCCCGGACGAGCAGGTCGCCTCGCGGTGGATCGTGTCGGACGACCCGGAGGAGGTCGTCGCCGCGGTGAGACCGTACGTCGACTGGGGTTTCAACCACCTCGTCTTCCACGGTCCCGGTGACGACCAGGCCCGGTTCCTGAGCACGTTCGCCGACCGCGTCCTGCCGGGGCTGCGCGAGCTCGGCTGA
- the ppgK gene encoding polyphosphate--glucose phosphotransferase, translated as MAKEGTHTKHGLPLGIDVGGSGIKGAPVDLSKGAFAAKRMRIDTPVPSTPEAVAKVIDQIVDHFDDVRGDSPIGVTIPGVVTHGMVRSAANIDKAWLDFDAEPMLEKILGHDIVLVNDADAAGVAEMHYGAAKGQKGLVVMTTLGTGIGSALIYDGVLIPNAELGHLEIDGHDAETRAASSIKEKEGLSYPEWAKRLQRYYSHLEALLWPDLIVVGGGVSKDAAQFLPLLTLKTPIVAAQLENKAGIIGAAHLAAHK; from the coding sequence ATGGCCAAGGAAGGCACGCATACCAAGCACGGGCTCCCGTTGGGGATCGACGTGGGAGGCAGCGGCATCAAGGGCGCGCCCGTCGACCTGTCCAAGGGGGCCTTCGCGGCCAAGCGGATGCGGATCGACACCCCGGTGCCGTCCACGCCCGAGGCGGTGGCCAAGGTCATCGACCAGATCGTCGACCACTTCGACGACGTCCGCGGAGACTCCCCCATCGGCGTGACCATCCCCGGCGTCGTGACTCACGGCATGGTGCGTTCGGCCGCCAACATCGACAAGGCGTGGCTCGACTTCGACGCCGAGCCGATGCTGGAGAAGATCCTCGGCCACGACATCGTGCTCGTCAACGACGCGGACGCGGCAGGCGTCGCGGAGATGCACTACGGCGCGGCCAAGGGCCAGAAGGGCCTCGTGGTGATGACCACCCTGGGCACCGGGATCGGGTCCGCGCTCATCTACGACGGCGTGCTGATCCCCAACGCCGAGCTGGGGCACCTCGAGATCGACGGCCACGACGCCGAGACGCGCGCGGCCTCCTCGATCAAGGAGAAGGAGGGGCTCAGCTATCCGGAGTGGGCGAAGCGGCTGCAGCGCTACTACAGCCACCTCGAGGCGCTCCTGTGGCCGGACCTCATCGTGGTCGGGGGCGGCGTCTCGAAGGATGCCGCCCAGTTCCTCCCCCTGCTCACGCTGAAGACCCCGATCGTGGCCGCCCAGCTGGAGAACAAGGCCGGCATCATCGGCGCGGCCCACCTCGCGGCGCACAAGTAG
- the panB gene encoding 3-methyl-2-oxobutanoate hydroxymethyltransferase, producing MSDQPTSASTSASRTAPEVSAPYGTGAQAAPQRRVRVPHLQAMKEKGEKWAMLTAYDMYAAEIFDEAGIPVLLVGDSAGNNVYGFETTVPVTVDHLVPLVRAVTSAAKHAMVVADLPFGSYQASPQQALATATRFMKEGMAHAVKLEGGKPMVPEVELLVRAGIPVMGHIGFTPQSEHVLGGYRVQGRGDSADRLVEDAVALEKAGCFAVVMEMVPAPLAARVTEVLRIPTIGIGAGPDCDAQVLVWQDMAGLRGGKAPRFVKKYADLRAALSAAASAYAADVASGTFPSPENSFLE from the coding sequence ATGAGCGACCAGCCCACCTCAGCTTCCACCTCAGCTTCCAGGACCGCCCCCGAGGTCAGCGCCCCCTACGGCACCGGCGCGCAGGCCGCGCCCCAGCGCCGGGTCCGCGTGCCGCACCTGCAGGCGATGAAGGAGAAGGGCGAGAAGTGGGCCATGCTCACGGCCTACGACATGTATGCCGCCGAGATCTTCGACGAGGCAGGCATCCCGGTGCTCCTCGTCGGCGACTCCGCCGGCAACAACGTCTACGGGTTCGAGACGACCGTCCCCGTCACGGTGGACCACCTCGTCCCGCTGGTGCGCGCCGTCACCTCGGCCGCCAAGCACGCCATGGTGGTGGCAGACCTTCCCTTCGGCTCGTACCAGGCCAGCCCGCAGCAGGCCCTCGCCACGGCCACCCGGTTCATGAAGGAGGGCATGGCGCACGCCGTCAAGCTCGAGGGTGGCAAGCCGATGGTGCCCGAGGTCGAGCTCCTCGTCCGGGCCGGCATCCCGGTGATGGGACACATCGGGTTCACGCCGCAGAGCGAGCACGTGCTCGGCGGCTACCGGGTGCAGGGCCGTGGCGACAGCGCCGACCGGCTCGTGGAGGACGCGGTCGCCCTGGAGAAGGCCGGCTGCTTCGCCGTGGTGATGGAGATGGTGCCCGCTCCCCTGGCCGCCCGGGTCACCGAGGTCCTGCGGATCCCGACCATTGGCATCGGCGCGGGCCCGGACTGCGACGCGCAGGTGCTCGTGTGGCAGGACATGGCCGGCCTGCGCGGTGGCAAGGCCCCTCGCTTCGTGAAGAAGTACGCCGATCTGCGCGCAGCCCTCAGCGCCGCTGCGTCCGCCTACGCCGCCGATGTCGCGTCGGGCACCTTCCCGTCGCCCGAGAACTCATTCCTCGAGTAG
- the map gene encoding type I methionyl aminopeptidase — protein MPLTYASVAPGVVSPRRPVPASIERPEYVDRPAPARDNASEVKDAETIEKMRVAGRIAAQAMAAAAAVIAPGVTTDEIDRVGHEFLMDHGAYPSTLGYKGFPKSLCTSVNEVICHGIPDDRPLEDGDIVNIDITAYIGGVHGDTDATYLCGDVDEESRLLVERTHEAMMRGIKAAIPGREINVIGRVIQSYARRFGYGVVRDFTGHGIGRTFHSGLVIPHYDAAPSYNTLIEPGMTFTIEPMLNLGTHEWEMWDDGWTVVSADRRRSAQFEHTILITETGNEILTLA, from the coding sequence ATGCCGTTGACCTACGCAAGCGTGGCCCCCGGCGTGGTGTCGCCGCGTCGCCCGGTGCCCGCGTCGATCGAGCGGCCGGAGTACGTCGACCGCCCGGCTCCGGCCCGCGACAACGCCTCGGAGGTCAAAGACGCCGAGACGATCGAGAAGATGCGGGTCGCCGGGCGCATCGCCGCGCAGGCCATGGCCGCGGCCGCGGCGGTCATCGCGCCGGGCGTCACCACGGACGAGATCGACCGGGTCGGCCACGAGTTCCTCATGGACCACGGCGCCTACCCCTCGACGCTGGGCTACAAGGGCTTCCCCAAGTCCCTGTGCACCTCGGTGAACGAGGTGATCTGCCACGGCATCCCCGACGACCGCCCCCTCGAGGACGGTGACATCGTCAACATCGACATCACGGCCTACATCGGGGGTGTCCACGGCGACACCGACGCGACGTACCTGTGCGGTGACGTCGACGAGGAGTCACGCCTGCTCGTGGAGCGCACCCACGAGGCCATGATGCGGGGCATCAAGGCAGCTATCCCGGGTCGCGAGATCAACGTGATCGGCCGGGTGATCCAGAGCTACGCGCGCCGGTTCGGCTACGGCGTCGTCCGCGACTTCACCGGTCACGGCATCGGGCGGACGTTCCACAGCGGGCTGGTCATCCCGCACTACGACGCGGCTCCCTCGTACAACACCCTCATCGAGCCCGGCATGACGTTCACGATCGAGCCGATGCTCAACCTGGGGACGCACGAGTGGGAGATGTGGGACGACGGGTGGACCGTCGTCAGCGCAGACCGGCGCCGGTCTGCGCAGTTCGAGCACACCATCCTCATCACCGAGACCGGCAACGAGATCCTGACCCTGGCCTGA